AGACGGTGTTTCCAATCCTTACGGCACGATTTTGGACCAGGGCTTTGGAGACGGAGAGTCTCAGGATGTAGAGGAAAATGACGAACATTCAGACGGAATTACCAATGAAGATGCGGGAATAGAAGAAGACGACCCTGAATATGAGGATGACCCTTACGGAATGGAAGAACTGGAGGATGACATCCGAAGATAAACGTATTTTGGGATATTGATACATTTTTCAGCATATAGCCGGGAGGTGTATCAATATTTCCGAAATACGTTTTTCATTTCATATAGAAAAAAGAGAATACATATAGTATAGAGATAACGGGAAAAGGCAGAATTATGAGAAAAAACAGAACGTATCATAAAAAGAAAACCGTGTTGGTTTTTGCTGTATGTATTTTTCTTTTGGCAGGACTTATGGGACGTATGGTATATTTAATGATTATTCAGTCGGATTATTATGCAAAGAAAGCAGAACAGCTTCATGAAAGAGAACGAGATATTAAAGCGGCAAGAGGGCGGATTTTAGATTGCAAAGGGGAAATTTTGGCAGATAATAAAGCAGTTTGTACGATTTCCGTTATTCACAGTCAGATAAAAGAGCCAGAAAAGGTTGTGGAAATGCTTCACAAAGAATTGGGCATATCTGTGGAGGAAGCTCAAAAAAGAGTGAGGACCGTTTCTGCCATAGAAAGAGTAAAGACAAATGTAGATAAAAAAACAGGAGACAAAATACGAAGCTATGGACTAGACGGTGTAAAAGTAGATGAGGATTTTAAACGAAGTTATCCTTTTGATGAATTGGCATCAAAGGTTTTAGGTTTTACAGGAGGTGACAATCAGGGAATTATTGGCTTAGAGGTTATGTACGAGGATGTGTTGAGGGGAATTAACGGAAAAATTCTTACCACTACGGACGCCAGAGGGATTGAGTTGTCAGAACTGGGAGAAAGCCGTGTGGAGCCTGTTCCGGGTTATGACCTGCATTTGAGCCTTGATAAGAATATTCAGATGTATGCACAGCAGGCAGCGGAAAAAGTTATGGAACAGAAACAGGCAGATGCTGTTTCTATTTTGCTGTTAAATCCTCAAAACGGAGAAATTTATGCCAATGCAAATGTGCCGGAATTTAATTTAAATGAGCCTTTCCGGCTAAATACAGACACTACCGGAATGACAGAAAAGGAAAAGCAGGACGCCTGTAATCAGATGTGGAGAAATCTGACGATTAATGATACTTATGAGCCCGGTTCTACTTTCAAAATCATCACCATGGCAGCAGGGCTTTCTCAGGGAGTTGTGCATCCGGATGACCAATTTTCCTGCCCAGGCTTTAAGGTGGTGGAGGACAGACGTATTCATTGCCATAAAAGAACAGGACACGGTGCGGAAAATTTTGTGCAGGGTGCGATGAATTCCTGCAACCCTGTGTTTATTGAGGTGGGACTGCGTCTTGGTGTGGATAATTATTACCGCTACTTTCAGCAGTTTGGCTTGATGAAAAAAACGGGGATAGACCTTCCCGGAGAAGCGGCAACCATTATGCACAAAAAAGAAAATATAGGGGAAGTGGAGCTTGCCACGATTTCCTTTGGACAGTCTTTTCAGATTACGCCCATTCAGCTTGCCACGACAGTAAGCTCTATTATTAACGGCGGCAGGAGGATTACCCCTCATTTTGGCGTGAAGGTCACAGATGAAGAGGGAAATCTTGTAAAAGAGTTGAAATATAAGGAAGAACCGGGAATTGTATCAAAAGAAGTATCAAAAGAAGTGTGTCAGATTTTAGAAAAGGTCGTGTCCGAAGGCTCCGGAAAAAACGCTGCTATTGAGGGCAGAAGTATTGGAGGGAAAACAGCAACGTCCCAGACACTTCCGAGAAGCGCCAACCGCTATATTTCCTCTTTTCTGGGATTTACACCTGCGGAAAATCCAAAGGTTCTGGGAATTTGCGTTATTCACAACCCTCAGGGGATTTATTACGGAGGCACGATTGCAGCTCCCGTAATCAAAGAAATTTTCGAGAATATTCTGCCTTACATGGGGATTGAAGGTTGATAAATAAGCGAAAAAGCATTATACTAGAAAGAGCAAAAATACATATTTAAAGAGGTGTACTATGACAGATTTTAAAATGGCTTTACCGGTACTTTTGGCTTTTGCCATCAGTGTAATATTAGGTCCTATTGTAATCCCATATTTGAGAAAGCTGAAAATGGGACAGACAGAGCGTGTGGAAGGTGTGCAGTCTCACTTAAAGAAGGCAGGGACACCGACCATGGGAGGAATTATTTTCCTGCTTTCCACTACAATAACAGCTTTGTTTTATGTAAAAGATTATCCAAAGATTATTCCTGTTTTGTTCTTAACACTGGGATTTGGAATTATCGGTTTTCTGGATGATTATTTAAAAGTAGTGCTGAAGCGCTCTGACGGGCTGATGCCGGCACAGAAAATGGCATGCCAGATTGTGGTAACTGCAATTTTTGCATTTTATTTGGTGAAATTTACAGACGTAAGCTTAGCAATGAAAATTCCGTTTTTCCCGGGACATGAAATAGATTTTGGAATTTTGACAATTCCGATTTTATTTGTAGCCGTGATTGGTGCGGTAAACGGTGTAAACTTTACAGACGGTCTGGATGGACTGGCTTCTTCTGTAACCATTATGGTAGCGACCTTTTTCTCTGTGGTTGCGATTGGGACAAAGAGCGGCATTGAGCCAATCACCTGTGCGGTTGTGGGCGCTTTAATGGGATTTTTACTGTTCAATGTCTATCCGGCAAAGATTTTCATGGGAGATACCGGTTCTCTGGCGCTGGGAGGCTTTGTGGCAGGTACGGCTTATATGCTTCAGATGCCGTTATTCCTCTTAATCGTAGGTTTGATTTATGTGGTGGAAGTGCTTTCCGTAATGATACAGGTAACCTATTTTAAAGCAACACACGGAAAACGTTTCTTTAAAATGGCGCCTATTCATCATCACTTTGAGTTATGCGGATGGTCTGAGACAAGAGTTGTAGCAGTATTTTCAATTATTACAGCAATTTTGTGTCTGATTGCATTGATGGGGGTATAAAAATTGCAGAAAAAGGATTTGACAGAAAAGAAAGTATTAGTATTTGGAACAGGCATCAGCGGAATAGGCGCTGCAAAGCTTTTGGAAAAGGTACAGGCAGAGGTTATTCTCTATGACGGTAATGAAAAGCTCTGTAAAGAAGAAATCAGAAAAAAACTTCCAAAGGACAGTAAATGTGAGATTGTTCTTGGGGCGCTTTCAAAAGAGCTTTTAGAAAGTCTGGATTTAGTAGTTATGAGTCCCGGTGTTCCACTGGATATTCCAACTGTGGAGCAGATAAAAGCAGCAGGTATTCCCGTCTGGGGAGAAATAGAGCTGGCATACCAGATGAGTGCAGGAACAGTACTGGCAATCACAGGAACCAACGGAAAAACAACTACAACAGCTCTTTTGGGAGAAATTATGAAAGCCTATGCAGACTCTGTGTTTGTGGTTGGAAATATCGGAAATCCTTATACGGATGCAGCGCTTTCCATGACAGAGGACAGTTACACGGTGGCAGAAATCAGCAGCTTCCAGCTGGAAACCATTGATACCTTTGCTCCGAAGGTTTCTGCTATTTTGAACATTACAGAAGACCATTTAAACCGTCATCATACCATGGAAGAATATA
The DNA window shown above is from Blautia hansenii DSM 20583 and carries:
- the mraY gene encoding phospho-N-acetylmuramoyl-pentapeptide-transferase, which gives rise to MTDFKMALPVLLAFAISVILGPIVIPYLRKLKMGQTERVEGVQSHLKKAGTPTMGGIIFLLSTTITALFYVKDYPKIIPVLFLTLGFGIIGFLDDYLKVVLKRSDGLMPAQKMACQIVVTAIFAFYLVKFTDVSLAMKIPFFPGHEIDFGILTIPILFVAVIGAVNGVNFTDGLDGLASSVTIMVATFFSVVAIGTKSGIEPITCAVVGALMGFLLFNVYPAKIFMGDTGSLALGGFVAGTAYMLQMPLFLLIVGLIYVVEVLSVMIQVTYFKATHGKRFFKMAPIHHHFELCGWSETRVVAVFSIITAILCLIALMGV
- a CDS encoding peptidoglycan D,D-transpeptidase FtsI family protein, which translates into the protein MRKNRTYHKKKTVLVFAVCIFLLAGLMGRMVYLMIIQSDYYAKKAEQLHERERDIKAARGRILDCKGEILADNKAVCTISVIHSQIKEPEKVVEMLHKELGISVEEAQKRVRTVSAIERVKTNVDKKTGDKIRSYGLDGVKVDEDFKRSYPFDELASKVLGFTGGDNQGIIGLEVMYEDVLRGINGKILTTTDARGIELSELGESRVEPVPGYDLHLSLDKNIQMYAQQAAEKVMEQKQADAVSILLLNPQNGEIYANANVPEFNLNEPFRLNTDTTGMTEKEKQDACNQMWRNLTINDTYEPGSTFKIITMAAGLSQGVVHPDDQFSCPGFKVVEDRRIHCHKRTGHGAENFVQGAMNSCNPVFIEVGLRLGVDNYYRYFQQFGLMKKTGIDLPGEAATIMHKKENIGEVELATISFGQSFQITPIQLATTVSSIINGGRRITPHFGVKVTDEEGNLVKELKYKEEPGIVSKEVSKEVCQILEKVVSEGSGKNAAIEGRSIGGKTATSQTLPRSANRYISSFLGFTPAENPKVLGICVIHNPQGIYYGGTIAAPVIKEIFENILPYMGIEG